Genomic DNA from Choristoneura fumiferana chromosome 16, NRCan_CFum_1, whole genome shotgun sequence:
gaacttcacatgcaccattgaattctttgcaggttttgcaggtttcctcacgatgttttccttcaccgcaaagctcgtgataaatttcaaatgtaaaactcagaggtgcgagccggggtttgaacccacgaccctctgtttgagaggcgataggtcaaaccactaggccaccacggctccttTACACCACGGCTCTAGTCGGTATTGCCCGCTCTTGTCCCAGTGGATTTCGGCCTGCGCGAGGTCAGCCAACGTGACGCACGCAAAGATTGCTATCAGTTTCATCTAGAGTGAAAAGATAATGTTAGTACAGAATTTAGTCGCTCCGCTCAGTTATTTTTACCAGAACCATAGTAAAACAGGAGAAGTAtgtccactccgaccctttaggagacttaactgcctactccggcgcggatgcctagggttgtcgatgtctattatAGATTTAtcacctaccggcaaataattttagtacgaaagttaacttaaaattgtcttatgtctgtgtctagacaaaaaagattccatgtcgctacattattattataatactaaatttgaaaatattattaataaattcgccggagtggtgatggcgactgtgtacatactacttaTGTGTCCCTGCAcaaaactattacactacacttataaactactaatttacaactatacctaatacaaaaaaaatacataagtaggtacgagtacgcgaacgtaaaaggtgatcatctcgcgaagcgagcgcaagacgagcgagctaaaatcaaaacgtacggcaccgacggcagcgcagccttgactacagaaaacttaatcctccttaaattatcagtgtgtgcgtgcggcgggtgcgtgcgtaccggcgccaaccggcgcgcacacatttaagccgcgcgatgtacttttgtttgtagtgaacttacttctcctcttttactaaGCCAGAAcggtgctgtgcgagaataggtgaatgaagcgtttctattggttcaagaaaaatacattcctcgcaacacatcctcgcacatctctggtggaaatgcagcctaaggGTAACGGTCACGGTCTACATCCTGCTACAAATATaacccttaggggctgtttcaccatccattgattagtgttaactgacggttaaatgtaatgcggtctctgtttgttttgttcgaatagacggagacggcatcacatttaaccgtcagttaacactagtcaatggatggtgaaacagccccttagccttTAACTAGGGAAGAAAAATGATAAATCAATCCAACTTAAGTGAGACATTAAATAACTGGGAAAACTACAGAAAAAGTTTCTTTCACTAGTGGAGGTAACGTGTGAAACGCCACCTGGTGGCCATTTATCATCGCGTGTCCTTCGTCAAGCGGTGCGTCCACTGCCGCTTACGCCTATTTGCAGAGGGTAAAGCCAAACGGGCGTAATTTTTCGAGTTGTGCATCGCGTATTTTCAGTTcgttctgctgcattcggttataaataaatatcatgggatacttgacactaattacctagtcccaaactaagcaaagttcgtactatagatactataggcaatggataaacatatgGACActtatatggataaatacatacttaaatacacattaaacatccaagacccgagaacaaacattcgtattattaataaaaatcagGGATGTAACTGATGTGGTTTTATcagaaccgaaagcggaaccagtttaccggaaccagaaacggaaccggaaccagaatctgAGTCTGAGTGATAGGTACCTAGACGAGATGTCAaggtctactaaacctgagggtttattgcgtaacgtttctgacactcgcgatcacaatcaaatgatagttttcgcatacaaaaactgtcagaaagtacattgtgtcttaagggcggtaaataaggaattacgaacgagagtctattagaagcccgaagtcgaagatgaGGTCTTTAAtggtcgatgttcgtaattctagtacgcCGTGCGAcattacaatgtttttcatcacatttgcaagtaaaattttatatttgtaaaagaaaaaatataattgttccaaatattagcgataccttaggctgtgcttttggcaacgtcgccctctacctccccctcccgcagcatgcgccgcaacgtgctgTACGATCTTTGAAATCGTACACCGCCGCCGCGGCACCTTTATGCTACGCGGATTATTATAATAGGTTAAGTTAGTTGTAATTAAGCAAGCTTACGGCTCACacgtgtaataaataaacttatatcAATCACGCTAGCGTTCATCATTTAGCAAACGGCTAAtctactatcatcatcatcgaaagGTTTATGAGCATATCAAGGCTCATACATCTttatggtccttcgaaccgcgagtgaaaagtttttttagtgtgACTGCGAATCGGCTCGGTCGGCTTCCCACCAGCGGGTCTCACCGACGGAGTTGAGAAAGCGCACAAGGTCATACAGAAGGAACCGATTACTCGAATCAAGACCTATCAAGAGGAGCAGCAAGGCTCTACAGTGATCAGGAACTATCATAACAAGTGTGCACACATCATCAGAATCAAAATATCCTGTTCACGCGATCAGCACAAGTTGGTGATTCCTGCACCAACAGAGACGACTATTTAGATTCAAGCAAGTGAAACTCAGCAGTAAATTGAAGAAAGCTCTCATCATGGATGATCTTCTCAAACGTCAAAGCGAAATCCTCAAGGAAATCGAAAAAATCAACACCAATTTCCGAAAAGATGGTTCCAGCAGAAAAAATTCGGATTATATCAAGCGGAGAATAAATAAGTTAGAGGAACTCTTTGCAGAGTTGGAGAATAACGACCGtgaattatcaaaatatccgtATACTAAAACGGATTATTATGTTAAGGGTATTTTCGAGCAAATACGAGGTTACTACACATCAACGCTATCTATGATAACCTCGTACACACCAATCCCTGAAGATCAAGAAGGCTCATCTGAACCGCCATTTGACATACCGGATCAAGATTTCAAGACACCAACCAAACAAGACCGTGGTGAAAATAGCAAATCAGATGACCTTATGAAGAAACAATCGAGCAATTTCCGAGCATTTACAAGAACTGTTGCCAACATCAATTTGGAATCAATAACCGAGAAGTGGGAATTCGAAGACCTTCTGAAAACACTACAAGCACGTTGGGCGGCCATCGATAGTTTGCATTGGGAAATTGACAGCGAACTAGAAGGAAGCAACTCCGTGTATGAAAAAGCATTCACTAACCACGAGGTCAAGTATAACGATATCAAGAAAGCCATAAATAGCAAGTTATGGTCCGTTGCACATATAGAGAAGTACACTCCGCAAATGAAAACACCGGAGTTTAGCGGAAACTACCATCATTGGCAGTCATTCAAAGACTTATTCTGCGCCACAATCCACAATAATCCAACACTGTCAGATGGTCAGAAAATGCAATTCCTGAAAACAAAGGTAAAAGGAGAAGCGGAACGCCTAATCCAACATCTACCGGTCACCGCCGATAACTACAAGACGAGTTGGGATATACTACAACATAGATACGACaataaaaaactcatttttaatTCACATATAAGTATCATGTTAAGTATTCCAGCCATGCAACAGCCGACGGTGGGTCATATCAAGAACATTCACGACTCCACTCTAGAAAGCCTCAACGCCATAAAAAATTTAGGAGTCGAAATAGAGACCTGGGATCCCCTACTTGTGTATTTATTAACACAAAAACTAGATACACAAACCCACAACGATTATTTGGAAACTCTCAAACAACCGAGAGATTTGCCAACAATACAGGATTTCCTAAATTTCTTGGAGGCTAAGTTTACAAGCATGGAAGCAGCGCGTCAAAAACAAGAAGGACCGCTATCGAAATCATACACATCAAATCAGATTTCTTCATCAGGAACGACAAGAAATCCGAAACAAAGTTTCATCAAGAATAAACGAAATTTTCCGCAATGTCCTCTGTGCAACGAAAATCACGGCATATATTACTGCGAAAAATTTCTACAAATGTCGCCTATTGCTAAAGCAAGAACAGTTGCAAAACTTCATCTATGCACTAATTGCCTATTTAATCACAATGGTAAACCTTGCATTGCGACAAAGCGTTGCCAAGAATGCAGAGGCGATCATAATACAATATTGCATGCGGCATTTCACAAAACATCGAATCCGACACCTAAAGTCAGCATGGCGGTAACAACGACAGAACATATAAAACAATTGCCGCCGAGCGTAAATACCGCTCAAATAACAACACAAAACGAACCGCCGCAAATCTTGCTAGCAACAGCATTGATTAAGGTACAAGCACTTAATGGAACTTACTATGACCTCCGAGCGCTCATAGATCAAGGGTCCCAAATATCCTTGATCTCTGAAACAGCAGCGCAGCGCTTATCATTACccagacaaaaaaataacagtgtagTAACAGGTGTTGGTATCAAGGACAACATTTGTAAAGGTCAAGTAATCATTACGGCCAAATCCACAGACGGAAACTACACTTTCATCACAAACGCTCTTGTCATGAAAAATCTACTGAAAAGTTTGCCTAATCGCACATTTATCAAGCCTTCATCGCATTACCTCGCAAATATCAACCTTGCAGACCCAGATTTTAACATTCAACGCCCCGTAGACATACTATTGGGCGCAGAGGTATATTCCAGCATTCTTATGGAAGATATTCGCAGATCAGATGAAACATCTATGATCGCGCAGCGAACACGTCTGGGTTGGATTTTGAGCGGCAAGGTACCATCAACAAGTCAAGAGTTCAATGTCAACACGATAAACATTGACAAATTAGAAAAATTTTGGGAGATCGAAGATATTTCGGACAAGTCAATATTATCAACTGAAGATAATCAATGCATTCAATATTATCGAGAAACTACAAAGCGCAAAGAAGACGGAAGATACGAAGTGAAACTTCCCCTTAAATCTACCTTTGCGGAAGATCTCGGTAAATCGAGAAATAAAGCAATTGCACAGTTCTTACaaatcgagaaaaaaatcagCAAACAGAACGAAGATTCAATGGAGTACAAGAGATTCATTGATGAATATAGACAACTACAACACATGAAGCCCGCCGACAAAAATTCCACAGTCGATTGCTATTTACCACACCACGGTGTTAAGCGTGAAgaatcatcaacaacatcactACGGGTCGTTTTTAACGCTTCATCGCTAACATCAAGCGGAAACAGTTTAAATGACGTTATGGCGAGAGGTCCAAACCTACAACAAGACCTGCAatcattgattttaaaatggagACAATATCCTATTGCCTTCACCGCCGACATTGAGAAGATGTTCAGGCAAATTTGGGTACACCCAGATGATCAAGCACTACAAAAGATTATTTGGAGAGACAGCCCAGACGAACCGATCCAAGATTATCAACTTACTACTATCACATACGGCACCAAGGCCGCACCATTTTTGGCTATGATGACCTTAAAACAATTAGCCAAAGATGAGCGTGATAACTATCAAGGCAGCCAAGCCCCCAAGGTCGTGGAAGAATCATTTTACATGGACGACCTACTACACGGGTCATTCACTTTACATGAAGCGACGAAATTAAAGCAAGATTTAATCAAGTTACTAAAATCAGGTGGCTTCAATTTAAGGAAATGGTCTTCCAACCACCCGTCATTAAATCAACATGATAAACATCTCCAAACTAAGCAAGACGGCAGTTTCGAGTTTAAACAAGTAGAATCAACAAAGACCTTGGGGCTGCGCTGGAACTCGCAGCAAGATacgtttacatttaaatcaaaaatagaCACCGCAATAGAGAAGAAAATTACGAAGAGAATGCTACTATCAGATATTTCCAAAATATTCGACCCCCTTGGTTGGTTAACGCCACTAAGTACCAAATTGAAGCTTTTATTCCAACAAGTGTGGCAATCAAACTGTAAATGGGATGATCACCTACCCGAAAATATTCTAAACGAGTGGATTAAAATCAAAACAGACATCAATAACATTAACAGTATCAAGGTTCCACGATGGTTAGGTATAGAACAAGCGTCGGATATTGAATTACATGGGTTCTCGGATTCATCAATGAAGGCCTTTGCCGCAGTTATTTATATCAAGATAAATAAGGCAAATCAATCTAAAGTCATCCTTGTAGCGGCAAAATCAAGAATTGTGtcccagaaaaaaaatacctcacTACCTAGATTGGAATTATGTGCAGCAGAACTATTAGCAAGACTCATGAACAAGATTGAGCAGTGTTTGCCTGgacataacattaaaaaatttgGTTGGACAGATTCCACAGCAGTATTGGGATGGATTCAAGGCGAGATCAACCGCTGGAAGCCGTTCGTAGCCAATCGAGTCAGCCAGATCAAGGACGTTATGGGACCAGAATGCTGGCGTTACGTCAAGTCAGCAGACAACCCCGCAGATTGTGCCAGCCGAGGCATAACAGCTACACAATTAAAAAACCACCCTTCATGGTGGAGCGGCCCAGAATGGTTATCATCATACACACCCGAAAAAGATGCCAAAATACCATCATATAAGACAAACGAAGAAGTGAAAAAATCACAAGCACTCGTGATACAAAACAATAACCCAGAAAGTAAACAAGATAATGAAATCATCACGCAACTTCTTATGCGGTACAGTTCATTCAACAAAATAGTGCGCACATTAGCGTGGGTGCGACGATTTATAACGAGCAAGCAGGAAAGAGAGCAAGATACTTTCCTATCTTTACAAGAAATACTAACTGcaaaaacacaaataatcaAGCATGTACAGCAGTTATACTTtccatctgaaataaaaaacttaaaaaatcataaaacaatCGATTCCAGAAGCAAGATTCTGAACTTAAACCCTTACCTTGATAATAATGGTTTACTTCGAGTTGGTGGAAGATTGAAAAACGCAAGCATAAGCGAAGATATGAAGCACCCAATTATTATCCCTCATGAGAGCTTATTGGCGAATCTCCTCATCGATGACGCGCATTCAAGGACGTTTCACGGTGGGGCACGGCTCACGCTATCTCACACTCGTATGAACTATTGGATAATTGGGGGCAATCGCGCAATCAAGAAACGTCTGCTACCTTGTGTCATCTGTCGCAGGCACAAACCTACCAAGCATCATCAATTAATGGGAGATTTGCCGGAAGCAAGAGTCAACCCATCTCGCCCATTCTATAACACTGGTGTAGATTTCACCGGACACGTCGACGTGAAAACGAATAAAGGCCGTGGCGTTAAAACCACCAAGGGTTACGTCGCTGTGTTCGTTTGTATGGTGACAAAGGCCGTGCATCTCGAGCTAGTGTCAGACTTGACGTCATCATCATTCCTGGCCGCCCTTCGACGACTAGCTGCCCGCCGCGGAGCACCACGTCACGTTTATTCGGACAATGCCACCAACTTTACCCATGCAAGCAAGATGTTAAAGCAAGAATTCATAAAACTACAAGACGTCACAGATGATTCATTTTTCAAAGAAATTACAGATATGAACATCGAATGGCATTTCCAGGCTCCGTCATGGCCTAGTGCATCAGGACTAATGGAGGCAGCCGTGAAGAGTCTTAAACATCATTTAAGAAGGGTCCTTGGAGAACAAAAACTGACCTTCGAGGAGTTTACTACCTTACTCTCGCAGCTCGAAGCATGCTTAAACACAAGACCACTTTGCGCGATATCTGAAGATCCAGATGACTTGAACTTTTTAACACCATCACATTTTTTGGCGAGCGGTCCAACATTGACGATCGTTGATACCGAAAAGGATGAGCGCACTAGATGGCATCATacgcaaaaaatatttaacgacATCTGGAAGAGATGGCGCCTGGAATACTTGGCTCAATTACAAACAAGAACAAAGTGGACGTCAGCAAAGAACAATATCAAGGTCAATGACGTCGTGTTAATTCATGACGCGAACCTCCCTCCTGGCAAGTGGAGTATGGGTAGGGTCGTAGAACTACATCCAGGCAGAGACGGCTACGTCAGGGTCGTcacactaaaaacaaaaaatggactCATGAAACGACCAATAGTAAAGTTATCTATTTTGCCTATTAATAACAACAGCAACGAATCAGTACCGACATCAAAAAGGGCCAGCAAGCGAAGTGCTCTAACCACAGCCATtctagcatttatttattttttgacaatgcTAACGACCTGTTACACTCAAACAATTATACCTGTGAATCAAGATCAAGGTTTATATTTCGACAAGGTCGCCGATTTAAAACTCATTCAAGACGAGTGGAAAGTCATCGCATATTATGACTTAAATCCCTATTGGAAAGGAATTTCGGCCTTCTCAAGGTACTCTCAATACTTAGAGACTGCCTGCAATGCAATCAAAGATGAAACTATTTGTGACGTTATTATATTTCAGCTACAACACGCCTTTACGGAGTTAGAGTACTATAACAATGTTTTGATGAATCATCCTAATCACCCCGCACTGCGAATGCGACGCGGCCTTATCAATGGAATAGGAAACATCGCTCGAAGTCTGTTCGGAGTATTAGACAACGAATTCGCAGAACAGTACGCGAAGGACATTACACATATTCAGATGAATGAAAAACATTTGGCGGTAATGTGGAAAAAACAAACATCTATAGTGGAAGCAGAATACAATCTACTAAAGAGAACCGAAGACAGTATGAGAAATCAAACTCATATATTCAATGCACATATAAACAAATTAGAAACATCAATGACTTCACTACAGCAAAAAATTAATACTGCCGAATATATCAATCAACTGACAATATCATTTATATCAGCAAATAATATGTTAGCAAGTTTAAGAAATGTGCAAGACACAATATTAGATGCCATGACCAGCGTCTATCATGGGAAGGTCAACGTCCACCTTATGAGTCCGCAGCAGCTTCAAAGTGAACTCAACATCATATCGACACAACTAAGTCAAGACTTATCCCTGCCTGTTAATGACATCGAATCTCAATTGCAAAACATATACCATTTATTACGAATTCGAACCAAGATGACCGATCAATacttaatatttgaaattaaaataccacTCATTAGCCGTACCAGTTATGAGTTGTACAAGATTATATCAGTTCCCAAACAAGTGGGCAACAACATGGTCACCGTAATCCCAACAGCAGAGTACGTCGGAATCAACATAGAAAGagatacttacttacctattttacaAGAAGACATCAATGAGTGCATTTCACATGACTCATCTACCTACATGTGTCAAGTACGACGAcctatttataaaatgaaatcggACACCGACCTATGCATCAAAGATACATCTAACCAGTGCAGGCTGAACATAGGAGTTTGCAAAAATGAATGGATCACacttagtaaattaaatatttactttcattTCTGTTGTCAATCATGTCAGCTGCGAACAATATGTAACGATCAGGTTACCGCGAACAAGCTGACCGGCGCTAACATTATCAAGCTGCCAGAAAAATGTATCATCACCACAGAAAACTTTACAGTTTATTCTAATAAGATGTCATCAAGCGAAATGAAGATTAAGCCAAATATTGCTGAAATAACAATACCTCAAATAAATCACATTATGAAGCTCTCTGTACCTGTTACGAATATCAGCGATATAATTATCACCACAGACGCAACAGCTCAGCTACTACAAGATTTGGGAAAGAAAATAGAAGAAATCAAGAATAGCGAAGTTCTGCCCAGTGACGAAATATCATACCACGATGTTCACCATTACACAGCCATTTATGGTATCATATTCATAGCAACAGCATTAGGTATCTACGCGCTATATTGGCGGCTATCTCGCCGCCAGAAGGCGACCGCAGCAGCACCAGCAAGTGAGCAGCCGCCGCTCGAACTGACGGCGCCGCCAGCCTTCGGCTCCGTCGGCTCATCAAGAGACAGGGGGACTACACCAGTTCTACGAAAAGTCATGTTCAGTGATAACAGTGTGTAGTTTATGTCCATgaaatatttaagatttttgCATTGTTTTGATTCATCTCGTAGTCGGGAGCATGTACGATCTTTGAAATCGTACACCGCCGCCGCGGCACCTTTATGCTACGCGGATTATTATAATAGGTTAAGTTAGTTGTAATTAAGCAAGCTTACGGCTCACacgtgtaataaataaacttatatcAATCACGCTAGCGTTCATCATTTAGCAAACGGCTAAtctactatcatcatcatcgaaagGTTTATGAGCATATCAAGGCTCATACATTATCCTTTTCGGGATTCCGTGCCTTAAAAGAATAAACGGAAATAAAACGATTatgttgaaattttggaaaaaacataaatttttgtGACCCAAACACGCAATAACGTAAATAGATGAATAGGTTACATTGCAACTTAACTTCCTAACACCTacgaataataaatattttgtagccTCGATTACTCGATTCAAAAccttagacatgggtaatctcgactccgcgaagtgatctgattcactaaatccagctccgttgtcggtgtcggtacgAAAATCCGACTCCTTTTTTGACTccgttctttcgagcgattattagtttatctatggccgatccggtccggctcggttcggtcggtacCAAGTAAGGTACTGAattgaagtaccgattcgtttcATACTTTTGATATTGGgaaattctaaattgtgtatttttaaataactatgTGCTAATTTAAGTATTACTATTTCTGTTTGATTCTTTGAAGCTTGAAAACGTGTTAAAATGGCAGTGTTTTtggtattttcaaattaaattcataCATCACACGTGCTGGCTTTTATAGCGAGCGAGCGATGACTTGTTTTGCAGCAAGCCTGCCTGCCTAGTGATTCCGATCCGACTCCTTCCGGATCGGTTCGGTACCGAAGTTCTGATTCTGAAGTATAGATTCGTCATAATGACTCCTTTGAGTCTGTCcaaacaatattatgatataaatTCTGTGCCATAAGAGCTATTTTCGCTGCaatttttgcttaatatttcgtgaaattaAGTGTCGCCCGCTCCTGTTATTATATTGTGTTGTAATTCTATCTCATTTTCTTTCTAAAATTAACGAGCGAGTagtccgagtaccgacgtaggtaccggctcactcagcgcccgaccaaacataataaaaaaataagatccgatccgatccgagagCGAAAGCGGAGTGAGTGAGTGTGgcggcgatcacgagccgctcgatccagccGGACTTGGTCGCAGTTAGTAAcaccggagtcgataagatttgaaaggaatCAGGAGGAGTCTACGAGTACGTAGTTATTAGATTAAGATGGAGCTTACAGAAATTTCCACACAGTATTATTTGGAGTTTATTAGCTCCAAGCGGCAGCTGATACCAGTAgacatttttgtttaatattgaTTACAAATAGGTACTAACTACCTACTCAAACCTATCTAAATTACGAACACGCCTATAATAGCTCTACCTGTATCgaactacttttttttattcaactggatggcaaacgagcaagtgggtctcctgatggtaggagatcaccaacgcccataaacatctgcaacatcaggggtattgcagatgcgttgccaacctagaggcctaagatgggatacctcaagtgctagttatttcaccggctctcttactctccacgccgaaacacaacagtgcaaacactgctgcttcacggcaggattagcgagcaagaaggtggtaacaatccgggcggaccttgcacaaggtcctaacacCTGCAAACTAACTTTGTATTAAAATCTTATGACCTAATTTTCATCCACTTCTGACTATAATATAGTGTCAATAGGCATAAAATGTGGCAATAATGCTAAGTTTCGATaacaatacattattttttgtttattagtgcattaatatactattaaaaacgagttttgagggtttcataatttttttcttccTACAGACATTTTTTTCGGCATCTAAATGGCGGTCAAGTTACTAGTACAAATCATGCATTCTTTTCGACATGAACCTCTGTTGACACAATTTAGGTGGTAACCCCGCACGTAACTCCTGCAATCACGAATATATATAAACTACGGGATAAATGACCAGGTCGATCATATAAGGACTTGGAGTGTGCTATACTATCGTGGCTCTTCCGTTCTACTCTGTTATCTTGGACTGCTGTAATCAATATAGCCCCCACGGAGTTCAAAGGGAGTAACTACACGAACGTCACGAAATTGATTAAAGAGCAAACTTTTTATAATGAATAGGTAAAGGCAATGGGTCATTCTTTAGCTAAAGAGAAGACGGAGCCGAAGTgccgcaaaatatttatagcGAAAGCAAATAGGTATTAttccaaatgaaacatttttaaagacgtaaaaaaatgtttttacttttagCTGAGTCGTTAATTCTTTTAATTCGTCAAAAGTTGACTTTCATAATTCACTCtgataatctatatatataaaagaagaaactgactgactgactgactgattgctgactgactgacttatagatcaacgcacaggcCAAACCGCTGGGGCTAGATACTTGAAATTTACACACTAGAAAAGGATatttcgaaattcccatgggatagggaaatatctaaacttttttcgcttctttgtttgtagtcgaatctctgaaacaaAAGAGCCGATTTTTAAAAGTCTTttaccgttagtaagctacactatccttgattgacatagattactttttatccgggataatgcaaaattcccgcgggatagaaataaattgattcaatttcggagctgatttaaaaatcttacatattatgtgacaTAACTATctccaaatgacaaaggctactttttcttcgggaaattacaaattccaatgggatagaaaaaactgaatgcaacttcggggatgatttaaaaaatctttcaccaatagaaagctacactattcctcattagtatagactactcttcttcggaaaaatgcaaatttcccgcggatagaaataagtgaattcaacttcgggtctgattttaaaagttctttcaccaaaagtaagctacagtattgctgattgacataggatacgtttttccgggaaaatgaaaaattcccgccggatagaaataagtaaattcaactttggcactgattttaaaaattcttttatataatataattgacTATCCTTtattgacataggccacttttttttcggaaaatctaagattc
This window encodes:
- the LOC141436348 gene encoding uncharacterized protein; the protein is MDDLLKRQSEILKEIEKINTNFRKDGSSRKNSDYIKRRINKLEELFAELENNDRELSKYPYTKTDYYVKGIFEQIRGYYTSTLSMITSYTPIPEDQEGSSEPPFDIPDQDFKTPTKQDRGENSKSDDLMKKQSSNFRAFTRTVANINLESITEKWEFEDLLKTLQARWAAIDSLHWEIDSELEGSNSVYEKAFTNHEVKYNDIKKAINSKLWSVAHIEKYTPQMKTPEFSGNYHHWQSFKDLFCATIHNNPTLSDGQKMQFLKTKVKGEAERLIQHLPVTADNYKTSWDILQHRYDNKKLIFNSHISIMLSIPAMQQPTVGHIKNIHDSTLESLNAIKNLGVEIETWDPLLVYLLTQKLDTQTHNDYLETLKQPRDLPTIQDFLNFLEAKFTSMEAARQKQEGPLSKSYTSNQISSSGTTRNPKQSFIKNKRNFPQCPLCNENHGIYYCEKFLQMSPIAKARTVAKLHLCTNCLFNHNGKPCIATKRCQECRGDHNTILHAAFHKTSNPTPKVSMAVTTTEHIKQLPPSVNTAQITTQNEPPQILLATALIKVQALNGTYYDLRALIDQGSQISLISETAAQRLSLPRQKNNSVVTGVGIKDNICKGQVIITAKSTDGNYTFITNALVMKNLLKSLPNRTFIKPSSHYLANINLADPDFNIQRPVDILLGAEVYSSILMEDIRRSDETSMIAQRTRLGWILSGKVPSTSQEFNVNTINIDKLEKFWEIEDISDKSILSTEDNQCIQYYRETTKRKEDGRYEVKLPLKSTFAEDLGKSRNKAIAQFLQIEKKISKQNEDSMEYKRFIDEYRQLQHMKPADKNSTVDCYLPHHGVKREESSTTSLRVVFNASSLTSSGNSLNDVMARGPNLQQDLQSLILKWRQYPIAFTADIEKMFRQIWVHPDDQALQKIIWRDSPDEPIQDYQLTTITYGTKAAPFLAMMTLKQLAKDERDNYQGSQAPKVVEESFYMDDLLHGSFTLHEATKLKQDLIKLLKSGGFNLRKWSSNHPSLNQHDKHLQTKQDGSFEFKQVESTKTLGLRWNSQQDTFTFKSKIDTAIEKKITKRMLLSDISKIFDPLGWLTPLSTKLKLLFQQVWQSNCKWDDHLPENILNEWIKIKTDINNINSIKVPRWLGIEQASDIELHGFSDSSMKAFAAVIYIKINKANQSKVILVAAKSRIVSQKKNTSLPRLELCAAELLARLMNKIEQCLPGHNIKKFGWTDSTAVLGWIQGEINRWKPFVANRVSQIKDVMGPECWRYVKSADNPADCASRGITATQLKNHPSWWSGPEWLSSYTPEKDAKIPSYKTNEEVKKSQALVIQNNNPESKQDNEIITQLLMRYSSFNKIVRTLAWVRRFITSKQEREQDTFLSLQEILTAKTQIIKHVQQLYFPSEIKNLKNHKTIDSRSKILNLNPYLDNNGLLRVGGRLKNASISEDMKHPIIIPHESLLANLLIDDAHSRTFHGGARLTLSHTRMNYWIIGGNRAIKKRLLPCVICRRHKPTKHHQLMGDLPEARVNPSRPFYNTGVDFTGHVDVKTNKGRGVKTTKGYVAVFVCMVTKAVHLELVSDLTSSSFLAALRRLAARRGAPRHVYSDNATNFTHASKMLKQEFIKLQDVTDDSFFKEITDMNIEWHFQAPSWPSASGLMEAAVKSLKHHLRRVLGEQKLTFEEFTTLLSQLEACLNTRPLCAISEDPDDLNFLTPSHFLASGPTLTIVDTEKDERTRWHHTQKIFNDIWKRWRLEYLAQLQTRTKWTSAKNNIKVNDVVLIHDANLPPGKWSMGRVVELHPGRDGYVRVVTLKTKNGLMKRPIVKLSILPINNNSNESVPTSKRASKRSALTTAILAFIYFLTMLTTCYTQTIIPVNQDQGLYFDKVADLKLIQDEWKVIAYYDLNPYWKGISAFSRYSQYLETACNAIKDETICDVIIFQLQHAFTELEYYNNVLMNHPNHPALRMRRGLINGIGNIARSLFGVLDNEFAEQYAKDITHIQMNEKHLAVMWKKQTSIVEAEYNLLKRTEDSMRNQTHIFNAHINKLETSMTSLQQKINTAEYINQLTISFISANNMLASLRNVQDTILDAMTSVYHGKVNVHLMSPQQLQSELNIISTQLSQDLSLPVNDIESQLQNIYHLLRIRTKMTDQYLIFEIKIPLISRTSYELYKIISVPKQVGNNMVTVIPTAEYVGINIERDTYLPILQEDINECISHDSSTYMCQVRRPIYKMKSDTDLCIKDTSNQCRLNIGVCKNEWITLSKLNIYFHFCCQSCQLRTICNDQVTANKLTGANIIKLPEKCIITTENFTVYSNKMSSSEMKIKPNIAEITIPQINHIMKLSVPVTNISDIIITTDATAQLLQDLGKKIEEIKNSEVLPSDEISYHDVHHYTAIYGIIFIATALGIYALYWRLSRRQKATAAAPASEQPPLELTAPPAFGSVGSSRDRGTTPVLRKVMFSDNSV